A region from the candidate division WOR-3 bacterium genome encodes:
- the selB gene encoding selenocysteine-specific translation elongation factor, with the protein MHYVIGTAGHIDHGKSALVKALTGTDPDRLKEEKERGMTTDLGFAFLGDTITIIDVPGHERFVRHMLAGASTIDLVMLVVAADDGVMPQTKEHFEICRLLGIKKGLVVINKIDLVDKDILEMVRYDVAQLVRGSFLENAPVLEVSAKTGVGIPELKAVIQQLVRSIEPKPDKGVFRMPIDRCFLIKGFGTVVAGTILSGRCSVGDRLEILPQGVIVRVRGIQRHNQSVKTAVVGERAAVNIQGIEQDKVFRGNVLITPNSYHPTTIINASLYLLKETPHPLKNMSRVHLHLGTAETMCRVWLLDTKELTPGSEALVQLRTEEPLVCDYNDRFVIRHYSPLITIGGGVVLEPYAKKERRFDESLIHRLQVLKTGKKEALLEEFILKAGFNVKTVSHLAQELAITEEEARGMVDSLIQEGKLRLKDYEGRYYIIHEQTIATAKDAVRAILSEYHQQNPLRMGIKQPELRVRLGNMPPILLETVLSELSSTGEILIEAERVRLKEHRLKLSAEEEELYNRVAGLFFNGKWNPPDIEAILTNREKALFARVRIALLESGVLVDIGDGILMHSQALQSAEQVLKDMFKTQPEVTASQYRQALGTTRKIVIPLLNYFDRIGLTQRKGDVRVLRRK; encoded by the coding sequence ATGCATTATGTAATTGGCACCGCCGGGCATATTGACCACGGCAAAAGTGCGCTGGTAAAGGCGCTCACGGGAACCGACCCGGACCGGCTCAAAGAGGAAAAGGAAAGGGGGATGACAACCGATTTGGGCTTTGCCTTTTTGGGTGATACGATTACGATAATTGATGTGCCCGGACATGAAAGGTTTGTCCGGCATATGCTTGCGGGTGCGAGCACTATTGACCTGGTGATGCTGGTGGTGGCAGCGGATGATGGAGTGATGCCTCAGACAAAAGAGCATTTTGAAATCTGCCGGCTCCTTGGAATCAAAAAGGGTCTGGTGGTAATTAACAAAATTGACCTGGTGGATAAGGACATCTTAGAGATGGTTCGTTATGATGTGGCACAACTTGTCCGGGGTTCATTTCTTGAAAATGCCCCAGTTCTTGAGGTTTCTGCCAAAACCGGCGTCGGGATACCAGAGTTAAAAGCTGTTATTCAACAACTCGTGCGCAGTATCGAACCAAAGCCGGACAAGGGTGTTTTTCGGATGCCGATTGATCGGTGCTTTCTGATAAAGGGGTTTGGCACCGTAGTTGCTGGAACCATTCTTTCCGGGCGTTGTAGTGTCGGGGACCGTTTGGAAATTTTGCCTCAAGGGGTTATTGTGCGGGTGCGGGGGATCCAGCGCCACAATCAGTCGGTCAAGACTGCGGTTGTGGGTGAAAGGGCGGCGGTTAACATTCAGGGTATTGAACAGGACAAAGTCTTCAGGGGAAATGTCCTCATAACCCCTAATTCCTATCATCCCACTACCATTATAAATGCCTCACTATACCTTCTTAAAGAGACCCCACACCCATTAAAAAATATGAGCCGAGTCCATCTCCACCTTGGCACTGCCGAAACAATGTGCCGCGTCTGGCTCTTGGATACAAAAGAATTAACTCCAGGTTCAGAAGCGCTTGTTCAACTCCGAACTGAAGAACCCTTGGTATGCGACTACAACGACCGCTTTGTTATCAGACACTACTCACCTCTCATCACGATTGGCGGTGGGGTCGTTCTTGAACCCTATGCAAAAAAGGAACGCAGATTTGATGAGAGCCTTATCCACCGTCTTCAGGTATTAAAAACCGGCAAAAAGGAGGCTTTGCTCGAGGAGTTTATCCTCAAGGCAGGGTTCAATGTCAAAACTGTCTCCCACCTGGCGCAGGAACTTGCAATTACAGAAGAGGAGGCTCGGGGGATGGTGGACTCCCTTATCCAGGAGGGCAAACTCCGATTAAAAGATTATGAAGGGAGGTATTATATCATCCACGAACAGACAATCGCTACCGCTAAGGATGCTGTTCGTGCTATTCTCAGTGAATATCACCAGCAAAACCCCCTCCGCATGGGTATAAAACAGCCGGAATTGCGCGTCCGTCTTGGGAATATGCCTCCTATTCTTTTGGAGACGGTCTTGAGTGAGCTAAGTTCCACCGGCGAGATTCTCATAGAGGCGGAGCGGGTTAGGCTGAAGGAGCATCGTCTGAAGTTGAGTGCAGAAGAAGAGGAGCTTTATAATAGGGTAGCGGGCCTTTTCTTTAATGGGAAATGGAACCCGCCTGATATTGAGGCTATTTTGACTAACAGGGAGAAGGCGCTATTTGCTCGGGTCCGCATTGCGCTTCTTGAATCCGGGGTTCTCGTCGATATTGGTGATGGGATTTTAATGCATTCCCAGGCGCTTCAATCTGCCGAGCAGGTGTTAAAGGATATGTTTAAAACACAGCCGGAGGTAACCGCATCCCAATACCGTCAGGCTTTAGGCACAACTCGTAAGATTGTTATACCACTCCTCAACTACTTTGATAGAATTGGATTAACCCAGCGCAAGGGTGATGTTCGTGTCCTTAGGCGTAAATAA
- the rpoN gene encoding RNA polymerase factor sigma-54 translates to MNLEQRIEHRLEQKLTPQLILNLKLLSLPLQELKQTIEQELQLNPVLEEAEEPSVEEEASDETLTSLLSESDLQASSDEFTPSELLPSDSDDAIFISTSQSGEVPALGPGFDEETLSFSSGQALRESLLPKLLAELPLEDAPVAEQVLDYLDDDGRLILSEQELLDTLKVKEDQLQRILKTLRRLPPGGIGCSTTREVLLMQLQLHGVPPDSVEYRLVSEGWEMLLEGQYSKLAQLLQGSQHQVQEALKRLKKVPLDPRPGRYFLNTPTTYISPEFSIEWQGERLAAISQDDPIPRIRIAKRYREILQNPKAYPPEEVNFARQKVKNALMLLKAIESRRRLMRRLVELILQTQQEFFLHGGKFLKPATLKEAARQLGVSPSTLSRAIAGKYIETHFGIFPLKYFFKTGKAGRARTGIKERIKEIIESEDKTSPISDEELCTQLGKEGMEISRRTVAKYRTELGIPPAALRRRAD, encoded by the coding sequence ATGAACCTCGAACAGCGAATAGAACACCGTCTTGAACAGAAGCTGACCCCCCAGTTAATCCTCAACCTCAAGCTCCTTTCCCTCCCCTTGCAAGAACTAAAACAGACAATTGAACAGGAACTGCAATTAAACCCCGTCCTTGAAGAGGCGGAAGAACCATCTGTGGAAGAGGAGGCGTCGGATGAGACTCTAACCTCTCTTCTCTCCGAAAGCGACCTGCAGGCGTCCTCTGATGAATTTACCCCTTCGGAACTACTTCCCTCTGACTCCGATGATGCAATCTTCATCTCTACTTCCCAAAGTGGAGAAGTCCCTGCGCTCGGGCCAGGTTTTGACGAGGAGACCCTTTCCTTTAGCTCGGGGCAGGCTCTTCGGGAATCTCTCCTTCCGAAACTACTTGCCGAACTCCCATTGGAAGATGCCCCAGTAGCAGAACAGGTCTTGGATTACCTTGACGATGACGGTCGCCTCATTCTGTCCGAACAGGAGCTCCTTGATACCCTCAAAGTTAAAGAAGACCAGTTGCAGCGTATCCTCAAAACGCTTCGCAGGCTTCCACCAGGCGGCATCGGCTGCTCAACAACGCGAGAGGTTCTCTTGATGCAACTTCAGCTCCACGGCGTGCCGCCTGATAGTGTAGAATACCGGTTGGTTAGTGAGGGCTGGGAGATGTTATTAGAGGGTCAATATAGCAAACTTGCGCAACTTCTCCAGGGGTCTCAACACCAGGTTCAGGAGGCTCTCAAGAGATTGAAAAAAGTCCCCCTTGACCCAAGACCGGGGCGATATTTTCTTAACACACCAACTACTTATATCAGTCCAGAATTCTCCATTGAATGGCAGGGCGAGCGGTTAGCGGCAATTTCTCAGGATGACCCCATCCCTCGCATCCGGATAGCAAAGCGCTACCGCGAGATCCTTCAGAATCCCAAGGCTTATCCCCCGGAGGAGGTCAACTTCGCCCGGCAAAAGGTGAAGAACGCCCTGATGCTATTAAAGGCTATTGAATCCCGCAGGCGGCTTATGCGGCGGCTTGTGGAATTGATACTTCAAACTCAGCAGGAGTTCTTTCTCCATGGAGGAAAGTTTTTAAAACCGGCAACCCTAAAAGAGGCAGCCAGGCAGTTGGGTGTCAGCCCCTCAACCCTCTCAAGGGCGATTGCGGGCAAATACATCGAGACCCATTTTGGCATATTTCCGCTAAAATACTTCTTCAAAACCGGGAAAGCGGGACGGGCGCGCACCGGTATTAAAGAAAGGATTAAGGAGATAATTGAGAGCGAAGACAAAACCTCTCCCATCAGCGATGAGGAGCTATGCACCCAACTTGGTAAGGAGGGTATGGAGATTTCTCGGCGCACTGTTGCAAAATATCGCACAGAACTTGGTATACCACCAGCGGCACTACGACGGAGGGCAGATTGA
- the lptB gene encoding LPS export ABC transporter ATP-binding protein translates to MKLFAENLTKKYGGRPVVNGLTLELRPQEVVGLLGPNGAGKTTTFHMIAGFIQPDAGRIFLDGIEITDMPVYKRARLGLGYLSQEPSVFRKLTVEQNMRAVLEMLSVPRSQQDRTIEELLDKLNIRHLRHQRAGTLSGGERRRVELARALACKPSLLLLDEPFTGVDPLVRQEIQDIIRRLREEGLAILVTDHNVRETLEITDRAYLMFDARILFSGTSKELVQDEKARQLYLGERFRI, encoded by the coding sequence ATGAAACTCTTTGCTGAGAATTTAACAAAGAAATATGGGGGCAGACCGGTCGTGAATGGGTTGACCCTGGAGCTCCGTCCTCAAGAGGTTGTTGGGCTTTTGGGACCAAACGGCGCAGGCAAGACCACCACCTTTCATATGATTGCAGGGTTTATCCAACCTGATGCCGGGAGGATATTTCTTGATGGCATAGAGATTACCGATATGCCGGTTTACAAACGGGCACGCCTGGGTTTGGGCTATCTCTCGCAAGAACCTTCGGTTTTCCGCAAACTTACAGTTGAGCAGAACATGCGGGCAGTCCTTGAGATGCTTTCTGTCCCCCGTTCCCAGCAGGATAGAACGATTGAAGAACTTTTAGACAAACTTAACATTCGGCATCTGCGACACCAGCGCGCCGGTACCCTCTCCGGTGGTGAACGGCGCCGGGTGGAACTGGCCCGGGCGCTTGCCTGTAAGCCGTCGCTTCTTTTGCTTGACGAACCGTTTACTGGTGTTGACCCGCTTGTTCGCCAGGAAATTCAGGACATCATTCGGCGCCTGCGCGAGGAGGGTTTGGCAATCCTTGTTACGGACCACAACGTCCGCGAAACCCTGGAGATTACCGACCGCGCCTATTTGATGTTTGATGCTCGGATTCTCTTTTCCGGAACATCAAAGGAACTGGTTCAGGATGAAAAGGCAAGACAGCTCTATTTAGGTGAGAGGTTTCGGATATGA
- the lptC gene encoding LPS export ABC transporter periplasmic protein LptC, with amino-acid sequence MNKAAILFAFYLLLLPGCRQERVAFSPDVLPSQVILDLTLDESMSGRRLWTLYASRAVVWEKDNRIDVDTIKIVFYDENGAPYSQLNADCGRVFTRTEDLVARGNVRVTTSDSTTLLTDSLAWDNSRRIVHTDADITIRTLKGTIWGKGLVSDASLERIEIKSEVRGSADYDFHH; translated from the coding sequence ATGAACAAGGCCGCTATTCTCTTCGCCTTTTATCTTCTGCTTCTCCCTGGGTGCCGGCAGGAAAGGGTGGCATTTTCTCCGGATGTCCTGCCCAGTCAGGTCATTTTGGACCTCACCCTTGATGAGTCAATGAGCGGCAGGCGGCTTTGGACCCTTTACGCCTCCCGGGCGGTTGTCTGGGAAAAAGATAACCGGATTGATGTTGATACCATCAAGATTGTCTTTTATGATGAAAACGGTGCGCCTTATTCTCAGCTTAACGCGGATTGTGGGAGGGTTTTCACCCGCACCGAGGACCTTGTTGCCCGAGGCAATGTCCGGGTAACTACTTCTGACAGCACCACCCTTTTAACCGACTCCCTTGCCTGGGACAACTCCAGGCGCATTGTCCATACCGATGCGGACATTACCATCAGAACGCTTAAGGGAACTATTTGGGGCAAAGGGCTCGTTTCTGATGCCAGCCTGGAGAGGATTGAGATTAAAAGTGAGGTTCGGGGCAGCGCCGATTATGATTTCCATCACTAA